Proteins encoded by one window of Salmonirosea aquatica:
- a CDS encoding TolC family protein, translated as MKCLPVLFCLFALLPIHTHAQITLQQSEDAFRQNNLLLLAEQYNINAAQAAVIQARIWELPYLSVELNALNPQQQRAFDVGGRGQKTLAIQQLIYMGGKKKNEIEFAKANVGLAELQFEQLVRTLRFQLRQQYYSLYFDLRKIESITSQAARVDTLAQAYTVQVQKGNIPLKDLVRLQSLALNLGNELTSLQQNAIQEQRDLSLLTGLGTPIIPLVTEAELQTRYDANTVPGVDELLEMAKENNPDYRSFLKIMESNELYLKWQRSLATPDLTAGASYDQRGGAFNNQVNLTLGYPSPFGTATGATSRSPNGR; from the coding sequence ATGAAGTGCCTGCCCGTCCTATTTTGCCTTTTCGCTTTACTCCCCATACACACACACGCCCAGATCACCCTCCAACAGAGCGAGGATGCTTTCCGACAGAACAACCTGCTTCTGCTGGCCGAGCAATACAATATCAATGCCGCCCAGGCGGCGGTAATCCAGGCCCGGATCTGGGAGCTACCCTACCTGTCGGTCGAACTGAATGCCCTGAATCCCCAGCAACAACGCGCGTTCGATGTGGGCGGCAGGGGGCAGAAAACCCTGGCCATCCAGCAGTTGATTTACATGGGGGGCAAAAAGAAAAACGAAATCGAGTTTGCCAAAGCGAACGTAGGGTTGGCCGAGCTGCAGTTTGAACAGCTTGTCCGGACGCTGCGGTTTCAGCTCCGGCAGCAATATTACAGCCTGTATTTCGACCTCCGGAAAATAGAAAGTATTACTTCCCAAGCGGCCCGGGTAGATACCCTGGCGCAGGCCTATACGGTGCAGGTACAGAAAGGGAACATTCCCCTGAAAGATCTGGTCAGGCTGCAGTCGCTGGCCCTGAACCTGGGCAACGAACTCACCTCCCTACAGCAGAATGCCATTCAGGAGCAGCGCGACCTAAGCCTGCTGACGGGCCTCGGCACGCCCATCATCCCGTTGGTCACTGAGGCTGAATTGCAAACCCGCTACGATGCCAATACGGTACCCGGCGTGGATGAATTGCTGGAAATGGCCAAAGAAAACAATCCTGACTACCGCAGTTTCCTGAAAATCATGGAAAGCAATGAGCTGTACCTGAAATGGCAGCGCTCATTGGCTACTCCCGATCTCACCGCCGGAGCCTCATACGACCAGCGGGGTGGGGCGTTCAACAACCAGGTGAACCTGACGCTGGGGTACCCCTCCCCTTTTGGAACCGCAACCGGGGCAACATCAAGGTCGCCGAATGGCAGGTAG
- a CDS encoding efflux RND transporter periplasmic adaptor subunit, with the protein MKKYPFLSLLLLAACSHEQPPKAEMNETFVLSDKMLSTSRVEEAKMEPLRNELGFYGKITADNNKLIEVYPVVGGNVTKVYVELGDYVKKGQLLATIRSTDVAGFEKDLDDAQNDVAVAKNGLKVAEELYEGKLNAERDVVEARGQLDKALSQLNRIQETYKIYSIKKGAIYEVRSPLNGFIIQKNINQDMLLRSDRSDNIFDIAQIDEVWAIANVNESDIEQVKLGVDADVTTLSYPDKIFKGKVDKIFNIIDPETKAMKIRIRLDNADYLLKPEMRATIKLSFLEDQTMLTVPSSAVIFDKSKNFVMVFKDRNNIETRPVGVFRQIGDVTYLTAGLKAGEKVMTANQLLVYDALND; encoded by the coding sequence ATGAAAAAGTACCCCTTCTTATCCCTTCTCCTGCTCGCGGCCTGTAGCCACGAACAACCGCCCAAAGCGGAAATGAACGAAACCTTCGTGCTGAGTGATAAAATGCTGTCGACCTCACGGGTAGAGGAAGCCAAAATGGAGCCGTTACGCAATGAACTGGGCTTTTATGGCAAAATAACCGCCGACAACAACAAACTCATCGAGGTGTACCCGGTCGTGGGAGGTAACGTAACCAAGGTGTATGTGGAATTGGGCGACTACGTAAAAAAAGGGCAGCTATTGGCTACCATCCGCAGTACCGACGTGGCAGGCTTTGAGAAAGACCTTGACGACGCCCAGAACGATGTAGCCGTGGCCAAGAACGGCCTCAAGGTAGCCGAAGAACTGTACGAAGGCAAGCTCAACGCCGAGCGGGATGTAGTGGAGGCGCGGGGCCAGCTGGACAAGGCGTTGTCGCAACTGAACCGCATCCAGGAAACCTACAAAATATACAGCATCAAGAAAGGAGCGATTTATGAGGTACGCTCGCCCCTGAACGGCTTCATCATTCAAAAGAACATCAACCAGGACATGCTTTTGCGCAGTGACCGCAGTGATAATATTTTCGACATCGCGCAGATTGACGAAGTGTGGGCCATCGCCAATGTCAACGAGAGCGATATTGAGCAGGTAAAGTTGGGAGTGGATGCCGATGTGACTACCCTAAGCTACCCTGACAAAATTTTCAAAGGCAAGGTGGACAAAATTTTCAACATCATCGATCCGGAAACCAAAGCCATGAAAATCCGCATCCGGCTCGACAACGCCGATTATTTGCTCAAACCCGAAATGCGGGCTACCATCAAACTCTCTTTCCTGGAAGATCAGACTATGCTGACGGTACCTTCCTCAGCGGTGATTTTTGACAAGAGCAAAAATTTCGTAATGGTCTTCAAAGACCGCAACAACATCGAAACCCGGCCCGTGGGGGTATTCCGGCAGATCGGTGATGTCACCTACCTTACGGCCGGCCTCAAAGCTGGCGAAAAGGTAATGACGGCCAATCAGTTACTGGTGTACGACGCACTGAATGATTAA
- the can gene encoding carbonate dehydratase has product MPQSYHQLFDNNVKWVDQMNQEDPDFFHRLANGQSPNFLWIGCADSRVPANQITGTAPGDVFVHRNIANMVIHTDMSMLSVLDYSVNVLGVKHIIVCGHYGCGGVNAAMGNKSVGLIDNWLRHIKDVYRLHREELDAIEDMTARSNRFVELNVIEQSLDLCKTSIVQNAWKQGQFLEIHGIVYDVANGLLKDLNVPTSSTKDMEQVYILDPKGAA; this is encoded by the coding sequence ATGCCTCAGTCGTATCATCAATTGTTCGATAATAACGTAAAATGGGTAGATCAGATGAACCAGGAAGATCCTGACTTTTTCCATCGGTTAGCCAATGGACAGAGTCCGAATTTTCTATGGATAGGATGTGCCGACAGCCGGGTGCCTGCCAATCAAATCACCGGCACCGCCCCCGGCGATGTTTTCGTTCACCGAAACATCGCCAATATGGTCATCCACACGGACATGAGTATGCTGAGTGTGCTGGATTATTCTGTCAATGTATTGGGAGTGAAGCATATTATCGTGTGTGGGCATTATGGATGTGGGGGAGTCAACGCCGCGATGGGAAACAAATCGGTCGGCCTGATCGATAACTGGCTGCGCCACATCAAGGATGTGTATCGTCTGCATCGGGAAGAGCTAGATGCTATCGAGGACATGACCGCACGGAGTAATCGCTTTGTGGAATTGAATGTGATCGAACAGTCCCTCGACCTGTGCAAGACTTCCATCGTTCAAAACGCCTGGAAGCAGGGGCAATTTCTGGAAATACATGGCATCGTGTACGATGTGGCCAATGGTCTGCTCAAAGACCTCAATGTGCCGACGAGCAGCACCAAAGATATGGAGCAAGTGTATATTCTGGACCCTAAGGGAGCCGCCTGA
- a CDS encoding efflux RND transporter permease subunit, which yields MNKFIKGIIAFSLKNKAFTFFWVGVLVISGFVAFRNMPIEAFPDVTNTQIIIVTEWNGRSAEEIERFVTTPIEIAMNSVQKKTSVRSITMFGLSVIKIIFDDDVEDFFARQQVNNQLRNVSLPDDVEPDVQPPYGPTGEIFRYVLKSPGRNTRDLLTIQTWTIDRQLRAIPGVADIVAFGGQEKTYEVSVDPNRLSKYDITPLQVYEAVNQSNINVGGDIIEKNSQAYVVRGVGLLNSTQDIENIIIDDAGGNPILVKNVADVRESSMPRVGQVGLNDNDDVVEGIVVMRKGENPNEVLARVKDKITELNERVLPSDVKMETFYDRDNLMNFTTHTVMHNVIEGIVLVTVIVFLFMADWRTTVTVSIIIPLALLFAFLCLKAKGMSANLLSLGAVDFGIIIDGAVVMVEGIFVALDHMAHRMGMEKFNKLAIGSVIKKTGTELGKAIFFSKLIIITALLPIFAFQKVEGKMFSPLAYTLGFALLGALLFTLTLVPVLCHIFLNKNVREKHNPFVNFWNRIVEKGFLWTFAHKKLTLLASMALIVVTFFSATLLGSEFLPQLNEGALWVEAKMPMSYSLPETIRMTTVLRKELGEFPEVNGVLSQAGRSNDGTDPSGFYYVQMQVNLKPKDDWTRKISMDDLVREMDDSLTKYQGIGYNYSQPIIDNVAESVAGINASNAVKIYGDDLEKLDELSNQVIKQIENVQGIKDVGILRNVGQPEVSVILDRERMAAYGIKVADAQAVLEMAFGGKTATQKYEGEKKFDIRVRYAQEYRKDETDMAALKVPTIHGTKIPLKEIATIRKITGPAFIYRDNTKRFIGVKFSVRDRDLGSTIAEAQTNVKNHIKLPPGYSIGWTGEFENQVRATARLAQVVPISLIGIFVILFVMFGNIKDSLIVLANVPFAIVGGIIALHLTGINFGISAGVGFIALLGICIQNGVILISEFHNNLRQRLSLNESILEGVKVRTRPVVMTALMASIGLMPAAISTGIGSESQKPLAVIIIGGLITATILTLLVFPIIFWIFHRKKHLAIV from the coding sequence ATGAACAAATTCATCAAAGGCATCATTGCCTTTTCGCTTAAAAATAAAGCATTCACTTTCTTCTGGGTGGGCGTACTCGTCATTTCGGGTTTTGTGGCCTTTCGTAACATGCCCATCGAGGCTTTTCCCGACGTTACCAACACCCAGATCATCATCGTAACCGAGTGGAATGGTCGCTCGGCCGAGGAAATCGAGCGATTCGTTACTACCCCTATCGAAATTGCCATGAACTCGGTACAGAAAAAGACGAGCGTGCGTAGTATTACCATGTTCGGTCTGTCGGTCATCAAGATTATCTTCGACGATGACGTGGAGGACTTCTTCGCCCGGCAACAGGTCAACAACCAGCTCCGCAACGTGTCCCTGCCCGATGATGTAGAACCCGACGTACAGCCGCCCTACGGCCCCACGGGGGAAATTTTCCGTTACGTGCTAAAAAGTCCCGGCCGGAACACGCGCGATCTGCTCACGATCCAAACCTGGACCATCGACCGGCAGCTGCGGGCCATACCCGGTGTGGCCGACATCGTGGCTTTCGGCGGCCAGGAAAAAACCTACGAAGTGAGCGTGGACCCCAATCGTCTGTCCAAGTACGATATTACTCCTTTACAGGTGTACGAGGCCGTCAATCAGAGCAATATCAACGTAGGGGGTGATATCATCGAGAAAAACAGCCAGGCGTATGTCGTGCGCGGGGTCGGGCTGCTGAATTCCACGCAGGATATCGAAAACATCATCATCGATGATGCGGGCGGCAATCCCATTCTGGTCAAAAACGTGGCCGATGTGCGCGAGAGCTCCATGCCCCGGGTAGGTCAGGTAGGTCTGAACGACAACGACGACGTCGTGGAGGGTATCGTCGTGATGCGCAAGGGCGAAAATCCCAATGAGGTACTGGCCCGGGTAAAAGACAAAATCACCGAACTCAACGAGCGGGTACTGCCATCGGACGTCAAGATGGAAACCTTCTACGACCGCGACAATCTGATGAATTTCACGACCCATACGGTGATGCACAATGTCATCGAGGGCATCGTGCTGGTGACGGTCATTGTGTTCCTCTTCATGGCCGACTGGCGTACCACGGTCACCGTGTCCATCATCATTCCGTTGGCACTGCTATTTGCTTTTCTATGTCTAAAGGCCAAAGGCATGAGCGCCAACCTGCTCTCACTGGGGGCCGTAGATTTCGGAATCATCATCGACGGGGCCGTGGTGATGGTGGAGGGGATTTTCGTGGCACTCGACCATATGGCGCATCGAATGGGTATGGAGAAATTTAACAAACTGGCCATTGGTAGCGTCATAAAAAAAACGGGTACGGAGTTGGGAAAGGCCATTTTTTTCTCCAAACTCATCATCATTACCGCCTTGCTCCCGATTTTTGCCTTTCAGAAAGTAGAAGGCAAAATGTTCTCGCCCCTGGCCTACACGCTGGGCTTTGCGTTGCTGGGAGCTTTACTTTTCACTCTCACGCTGGTGCCCGTACTCTGCCATATTTTTCTAAATAAGAACGTCCGCGAAAAGCACAATCCCTTCGTCAATTTCTGGAACCGCATCGTCGAGAAAGGGTTCCTCTGGACGTTTGCGCACAAAAAGCTGACGCTACTGGCGTCTATGGCACTTATTGTGGTCACTTTTTTCTCGGCCACTCTTCTGGGTAGCGAATTCCTCCCGCAACTCAACGAAGGCGCCCTGTGGGTGGAAGCCAAAATGCCCATGAGCTATAGCCTGCCCGAAACCATCCGCATGACCACCGTGCTGCGGAAAGAACTCGGTGAGTTCCCCGAAGTGAACGGGGTACTTTCGCAGGCCGGACGCAGCAACGACGGTACCGATCCGAGCGGCTTTTACTACGTGCAAATGCAGGTAAATCTTAAACCTAAGGACGACTGGACCCGGAAAATTTCCATGGACGACCTGGTACGGGAAATGGATGATTCGCTGACGAAGTACCAGGGGATTGGCTACAATTATTCCCAGCCTATCATCGACAATGTGGCCGAAAGTGTAGCGGGCATCAACGCCTCCAATGCCGTGAAGATTTACGGCGACGACCTGGAAAAACTTGACGAGCTATCCAATCAGGTCATCAAACAAATCGAAAACGTACAGGGTATCAAGGATGTGGGAATTCTGCGCAACGTGGGTCAACCCGAAGTAAGTGTCATCCTCGACCGCGAGCGTATGGCCGCCTATGGCATCAAAGTCGCCGATGCCCAGGCCGTACTGGAGATGGCATTCGGGGGAAAAACCGCCACCCAGAAATACGAAGGCGAAAAGAAATTCGATATCCGGGTACGGTACGCCCAGGAGTACCGCAAGGATGAAACCGACATGGCCGCCCTAAAGGTACCTACCATCCATGGCACCAAGATTCCGCTCAAGGAAATTGCCACGATTCGCAAAATCACCGGGCCCGCCTTTATTTACCGTGACAACACCAAACGCTTCATCGGGGTAAAATTTTCGGTCCGCGACCGCGACCTGGGCAGTACCATCGCCGAAGCCCAGACCAACGTAAAAAACCACATCAAGCTACCTCCGGGCTACAGCATAGGCTGGACGGGCGAATTCGAAAATCAGGTGCGGGCCACGGCACGGTTGGCGCAGGTGGTACCCATCAGTCTGATCGGCATTTTTGTTATCCTGTTCGTGATGTTTGGCAATATCAAGGATTCCCTGATCGTGCTGGCCAATGTACCCTTCGCCATCGTCGGCGGCATCATCGCGCTCCACCTGACGGGCATCAACTTCGGCATCTCGGCGGGGGTAGGGTTCATTGCCCTGCTCGGAATTTGTATTCAAAACGGCGTGATTCTGATCTCCGAATTCCACAACAACCTCCGTCAGAGGCTTAGCCTCAACGAGTCCATTCTCGAAGGCGTGAAAGTGCGGACCCGACCTGTCGTGATGACGGCCCTCATGGCTTCTATTGGCCTTATGCCTGCTGCCATTTCCACGGGTATCGGTTCCGAGTCACAGAAACCGCTGGCGGTGATTATCATTGGCGGACTAATTACAGCAACCATTCTGACCCTACTCGTATTTCCGATTATCTTCTGGATTTTTCACCGGAAAAAGCATCTGGCGATTGTATAA
- a CDS encoding SulP family inorganic anion transporter, with product MSEVKKNLFANLKSDLPAGLVVSLVALPLCLGIALASTGRPDLLFSGIIAGIVGGIVVGFVSGSPLGVSGPAAGLVVIVLGALESLGSFEAFLLAVVLAGVIQIVAGFLNAGIIGYYFPSSVIKGMLAAIGITLILKEIPHAFGYDKDFFGDDAFTQFDGHNTFTEIYYSIRYSHTGAIIISLVSLGLLILFERPFMKKIQLFRFLPGALFVVVLGVVLNKLFPALQPEWALRGEHLVQLPVASNAQEFLSFFTLPDFSAFTNPHVYTVAFTLAIVASLETLLCVEATDKLDPYKRNTPTNRELKAQGIGNVVSGLIGGLPITQVIVRSSANISSGGKTKLSTIFHGLILLVTVIFIPYYMNMIPLASLAAILLLVGYKLSKVSLYRNMYKLGWEQFIPFIVTILAILMTDLLRGIAIGMVVAIYYILRKNYRHSYYYKKEKHQQGDVITLQLSEEVTFLNKGSIDHTLQNLPHNSTVVIDGSKSLDIDYDVLEIIQDFKNHTAPSRNITVKTKNIKGVEVTGGH from the coding sequence ATGTCTGAAGTCAAGAAAAATCTATTTGCCAATTTAAAGTCCGATCTTCCCGCCGGGCTGGTCGTCTCCCTTGTGGCCCTACCTTTGTGCCTGGGGATTGCCTTAGCCTCCACGGGGCGTCCTGACCTTCTGTTCTCTGGAATAATTGCGGGTATCGTCGGGGGCATCGTCGTAGGCTTTGTAAGTGGTTCGCCCCTGGGAGTATCGGGGCCAGCGGCGGGCTTGGTAGTCATCGTGCTTGGAGCCCTGGAATCACTAGGCAGTTTTGAGGCTTTTCTGCTGGCGGTGGTGCTGGCCGGTGTGATCCAGATCGTTGCGGGTTTTCTGAACGCGGGGATCATCGGCTACTATTTTCCTTCGTCGGTGATCAAGGGTATGCTGGCAGCAATCGGCATCACACTTATCCTTAAGGAAATCCCACACGCATTCGGTTACGACAAGGATTTTTTTGGAGATGACGCTTTCACGCAGTTCGACGGTCATAACACCTTCACTGAAATTTACTATTCGATTCGTTACAGCCATACAGGCGCCATCATCATTTCTCTGGTTTCGCTGGGACTCCTGATTCTGTTCGAGCGGCCCTTCATGAAGAAAATCCAGTTGTTCAGGTTTCTGCCAGGTGCGCTTTTCGTGGTGGTGCTGGGCGTCGTACTCAATAAGTTATTCCCGGCATTACAACCCGAATGGGCATTGCGGGGCGAGCACCTCGTACAACTGCCGGTGGCTTCCAATGCGCAGGAATTTCTCAGTTTCTTTACGCTTCCCGACTTTTCGGCTTTCACCAACCCCCATGTGTATACCGTGGCTTTTACATTGGCCATCGTAGCCAGCTTGGAAACCCTCCTTTGTGTGGAGGCAACGGACAAGCTCGATCCCTACAAACGTAATACACCCACTAACCGGGAACTCAAGGCTCAGGGAATCGGAAACGTAGTCTCGGGGCTTATTGGAGGGCTGCCCATTACTCAGGTAATCGTGCGAAGTTCTGCCAATATCAGTTCGGGGGGGAAAACCAAACTCTCCACTATTTTTCACGGTCTTATCCTGCTCGTCACCGTCATCTTCATTCCCTACTACATGAACATGATCCCGCTCGCTTCTTTGGCGGCCATCCTGCTGCTGGTAGGCTATAAACTGTCGAAGGTGTCGCTCTACAGGAATATGTATAAACTCGGTTGGGAGCAGTTCATCCCCTTCATCGTTACCATTTTGGCCATTCTGATGACCGATCTGCTGAGAGGTATTGCCATTGGTATGGTGGTAGCGATTTACTACATTCTGCGCAAGAATTATAGACACTCTTACTATTACAAGAAAGAAAAGCACCAGCAAGGCGATGTCATTACGCTCCAGCTGTCCGAAGAGGTAACTTTTCTAAACAAGGGCAGCATTGATCATACCCTGCAGAATCTGCCCCATAACTCGACAGTAGTCATCGACGGTTCCAAATCATTGGATATTGATTACGATGTACTGGAAATCATCCAGGACTTTAAGAATCATACCGCTCCTTCACGCAACATCACCGTTAAAACGAAGAATATCAAAGGCGTGGAAGTTACGGGTGGGCATTGA
- the hisB gene encoding bifunctional histidinol-phosphatase/imidazoleglycerol-phosphate dehydratase HisB, producing the protein MRKVLFIDRDGTIIVEPISDQQVDSLEKLEFLPKAISNLRRIAEETDYELVMVTNQDGLGTDSFPEGTFWPAHNKMMQTLAGENIHFEAVLIDRTFPHEQAPTRKPGTGLLTEYMKGTYDLANSYVIGDRLTDVQLAVNLGAKALLIAPKRPAEGISEEMNSAIALVTDDWDTIFEKLKLPARTAIVQRNTKETEISVRLNLDGTGQSAMQTGLGFFDHMLDQLARHSGADLAITVKGDLHIDEHHTIEDTALALGEAYRQALGDKRGISRYGFLLPMDEALAQVAIDFSGRPWLVWEAEFRREKIGEMPTEMFYHFFKSFSDASLCNLNIKVEGQNEHHKIEAIFKAFAKAIKMAVQRDIKSLDVLPSTKGVL; encoded by the coding sequence ATGAGAAAAGTACTGTTCATCGACCGCGACGGCACGATCATCGTGGAGCCCATAAGCGACCAACAGGTCGATTCGCTGGAAAAATTGGAATTCCTGCCCAAAGCCATTTCCAACCTGCGGCGCATTGCCGAAGAAACTGACTACGAACTGGTGATGGTGACCAATCAGGATGGGCTGGGTACCGATTCGTTTCCCGAAGGTACCTTCTGGCCCGCTCACAATAAAATGATGCAAACGCTGGCGGGTGAAAATATTCATTTTGAAGCAGTACTCATTGACCGTACTTTCCCTCACGAGCAGGCTCCTACCCGCAAGCCCGGAACCGGCCTGCTGACGGAATATATGAAAGGTACCTATGACCTGGCCAATAGCTACGTGATCGGTGACCGCCTCACCGATGTGCAACTGGCGGTCAATCTCGGAGCCAAAGCGTTGCTCATCGCGCCGAAACGTCCCGCTGAGGGAATTTCAGAAGAAATGAATTCAGCGATTGCCCTGGTTACCGACGACTGGGATACGATTTTCGAAAAACTAAAACTACCCGCCCGTACGGCGATCGTACAGCGCAACACCAAAGAAACCGAAATCAGTGTTCGGCTGAACCTGGATGGTACCGGTCAGTCGGCCATGCAGACGGGCCTGGGTTTTTTCGACCACATGCTCGACCAACTCGCCCGGCACTCGGGCGCCGACCTGGCCATTACGGTAAAAGGCGACCTGCACATCGACGAACACCATACCATCGAGGATACCGCTCTGGCCTTGGGCGAAGCCTACCGACAGGCGCTGGGTGACAAGCGCGGCATCAGCCGTTATGGCTTCCTGCTGCCGATGGATGAAGCCCTGGCTCAGGTTGCTATTGATTTTTCGGGAAGGCCCTGGTTGGTGTGGGAAGCCGAGTTCCGGCGGGAGAAAATCGGCGAGATGCCCACCGAAATGTTCTACCATTTTTTCAAGTCCTTTTCCGACGCCTCGCTCTGTAACCTGAATATCAAAGTAGAAGGTCAGAACGAGCACCACAAGATCGAAGCTATTTTCAAGGCCTTCGCAAAAGCCATCAAAATGGCGGTGCAGCGCGATATCAAGTCCCTGGATGTCTTGCCCTCTACCAAGGGAGTATTATAA
- a CDS encoding HsdM family class I SAM-dependent methyltransferase — MASLSRTYDTRKLLGQVYTPPHIVDKILDEVGFTSTDFLGKSVLDPACGDGRFLREVIRRIIRYSPKGTLAENLQKVQGWDIDAEALALCRATLNQEIEPLGLKIAWELQERDALHQLNATQRFDFIVGNPPYIRIQHLPETQRQYLQDNYRFCSSGSTDTYVAFFELANRLLKKTGVCGFITPNSYFFSETARPLRCYFQQEQNLRLITNFGSVRVFEKTGTYAAITVFGKNHQENFRYELSDANFGYTSRLISFQELNGYDLWQLSVKKPTPDKGTRLADICRISVGITTLSDKIYLFTIQDDNSGNHVWGTSGLGQKVKLERTILKPIVKASRLKAGHEPITEYVLFPYRKNEAGKHSIIPEAVLRMEYPFAYAYLQAQKPALDRRDNGKPNAVAWYAFGRAQSLDSSFGKKIIFSPMNRLPNFILHENPEATLYSGYFIKYEGDYHKLLPLLNSQDMAEYMAVAGRDFRGGWKGYSKKIVENFRLDIAALKD, encoded by the coding sequence ATGGCTTCCCTTTCCCGCACCTACGATACCCGCAAACTACTCGGGCAGGTCTATACCCCGCCGCACATCGTGGACAAAATCCTGGATGAAGTCGGCTTTACGTCAACCGATTTCTTGGGCAAATCCGTGCTAGATCCCGCTTGCGGCGACGGGCGTTTTCTGCGGGAAGTGATCCGGCGGATCATTCGTTATTCGCCCAAAGGTACCCTGGCAGAAAACTTACAAAAAGTCCAGGGGTGGGATATTGACGCTGAGGCGCTCGCTTTGTGCCGGGCGACATTGAATCAAGAAATCGAGCCGTTGGGGCTGAAAATTGCATGGGAGTTGCAGGAGCGTGACGCCCTCCACCAACTCAACGCTACGCAGCGTTTCGATTTCATTGTGGGGAATCCGCCCTACATCCGCATCCAGCATTTGCCCGAAACCCAACGGCAGTACCTTCAGGACAACTATCGATTTTGTAGCTCCGGCTCCACCGATACCTACGTAGCTTTTTTCGAATTGGCCAATCGGCTGTTGAAAAAAACGGGCGTCTGCGGATTCATTACGCCCAATTCCTATTTTTTTTCGGAAACCGCCCGCCCGCTACGCTGCTATTTTCAGCAAGAGCAAAACCTGCGACTCATCACTAATTTTGGTTCAGTGCGCGTTTTCGAGAAAACAGGTACCTACGCCGCCATTACGGTATTTGGCAAAAACCATCAGGAAAATTTCCGCTACGAATTAAGTGACGCAAATTTCGGGTACACCAGTCGCCTTATTTCTTTCCAGGAACTCAATGGGTACGATTTGTGGCAGCTTTCTGTGAAAAAGCCCACTCCGGACAAAGGTACCAGGCTGGCCGATATTTGCCGGATTTCGGTGGGCATCACCACACTGAGCGACAAGATTTATCTGTTTACGATTCAGGATGACAACAGCGGAAATCATGTTTGGGGTACTTCGGGATTGGGGCAAAAAGTAAAACTGGAACGGACGATTTTGAAACCCATCGTAAAAGCATCCCGGCTGAAAGCGGGTCACGAACCCATTACGGAATACGTCCTTTTTCCCTACCGAAAAAATGAAGCCGGAAAACATTCCATCATTCCCGAAGCGGTACTCCGAATGGAATATCCTTTTGCCTACGCTTATCTGCAAGCGCAAAAACCAGCGCTTGACCGTCGCGACAACGGCAAGCCCAATGCAGTGGCCTGGTACGCGTTCGGGCGGGCGCAAAGTTTGGATTCTTCCTTCGGGAAGAAAATTATTTTTTCTCCCATGAACCGGTTACCTAATTTCATACTCCACGAAAATCCCGAGGCTACCCTGTACTCGGGTTATTTTATCAAGTACGAGGGTGATTATCACAAGCTCCTACCCCTGCTGAACTCTCAGGACATGGCCGAGTATATGGCCGTTGCGGGGCGGGATTTTCGAGGGGGCTGGAAAGGGTACAGTAAGAAAATTGTGGAGAATTTTCGGTTGGATATCGCCGCGTTGAAGGATTGA